From the Theobroma cacao cultivar B97-61/B2 chromosome 2, Criollo_cocoa_genome_V2, whole genome shotgun sequence genome, one window contains:
- the LOC18609650 gene encoding uncharacterized protein LOC18609650, whose amino-acid sequence MGLLTINCGKLVGYYGAKELSPLKCISGTKFSVRAFASRKSMKKLRREAQLRKSVTLRTKETLPDDSSVPADTSPSKDDNVNDGNSLYSFDNSAPQNSISMPSRSNVLQACTITSGLIAALGLIIRQVSHAGSMEGLPILDCSMEVSFGFQMWHLELITALVILISSFRYVLLKTLPNFAESSEAANQQVLSSLQPYDYLVVAFLPGMSEELLFRGALLPIFGFDWKSVIVVATLFGVLHLGNGRKYSFAVWATFVGIVYGYATIISSSLIVPMASHALNNLVGGVFWRYTSKSVE is encoded by the exons ATGGGTTTGCTCACTATAAACT GTGGGAAGTTAGTTGGGTACTATGGTGCCAAAGAGCTTTCACCCCTAAAATGTATCAGT GGTACTAAATTTAGTGTAAGGGCCTTTGCTAGTCGTAAATCAATGAAAAAATTGAGAAGAGAGGCACAACTGCGTAAAAGTGTCACCTTGCGAACTAAAGAGACTTTGCCAGATGACAGCAGTGTCCCAGCAGACACGTCTCCCTCAAAGGATGATAATGTTAATGATGGAAACAGTCTGTATTCTTTTGATAATTCAGCTCCACAGAATTCAATTTCCATGCCTTCCAGGAGTAATGTGCTTCAAGCCTGCACCATCACTTCTGGGTTGATAGCTGCTTTAGGTTTAATAATTAGACAG GTATCTCATGCTGGGTCGATGGAAGGATTGCCCATTCTTGACTGCTCCATGGAAGTATCAT TTGGTTTTCAGATGTGGCATCTTGAGCTGATCACTGCATTGGTTATcctaatttcatcatttcgtTATGTACTATTGAAGACATTGCCTAATTTTGCTGAGTCAAGTGAAGCAGCCAATCAGCAG GTTCTTTCTTCACTACAACCTTATGATTACTTAGTTGTTGCCTTTTTGCCTGGGATGAGTGAG GAACTACTTTTTCGTGGTGCACTGCTCCCAATTTTTGGATTTGACTGGAAGAGTGTCATAGTTGTTGCCACTCTTTTTGGCGTTCTACACTTGGGCAATGGGAGAAAGTATTCCTTTGCAGTGTG GGCAACCTTTGTTGGGATTGTGTATGGTTATGCAACAATCATATCCTCAAGCCTTATCGTGCCCATGGCTTCTCATGCATTGAACAACCTAGTTGGAGGGGTTTTCTGGCGCTACACATCAAAGTCTGTAGAGTGA